Genomic DNA from Lutibacter sp. A80:
CATTTATAAATAACTGGTATTCTTTTATTTGAGACATAATAATTTGGTTTAATTTTTTATTTTCGGGTTTCTGTAATTAGCCATTCTAACGGCTGCTTTTCCTTCGAATTCTCTCTTTTCAATACAATGTTTTATGGGGTCTTTTTAAATTTTATATCTTTAAATAAGACAATAAATCAACACTACTTAATTCTGAAATATTTTTTGTATTTCCACTAGCAGCATTTACAAAGATTGGTTATAAATCCAATGTGTTAATTTGATTGATGTAAATTTTATTTTCTTCTAATTTACTTGATCAATACATTAAAGTGGCACTTGGATATATTTAGAACACATATAGGTATAAAAATACTGTCTTTATTTATTAAGTATTTTGATTGAAAAAACTAATGTTATCTCCCCATCCATCCACCGTCAACCAATACAATTGATCCGTGCATGTAAGCTGCAGCTTCAGATGCTAAAAATACTGTTGGTCCAGCAAAATCGACTGCATCACCCCAGCGACCTGCAGGAATACGTGATAGAATTGATTCAGATCTAACCGGGTCGTTTCTTAAGGCTTCTGTATTGTCTGTTGAGATATATCCTGGAGCAATAGCGTTTACATTTACCCCTTTTCCTGCCCATTCGTTAGCAAAAGCCATTGTCATTTGACCTATTGCTCCTTTACTAGCAGCATAACCAGGTACTGTTATTCCACCTTGGAAGGTTAATAAAGATGCTGTGAAAATTACTTTTCCAGAACCTCTTGCGATCATATCTCTTCCAAACTCTCGAGTTAAAATAAACTGTGCATTTTGATTTACTTCAATTACTTTATCCCACATTTCATCTGGATGTTCTGCTGCGGGTGTTCTTAAAATGGTACCAGCATTGTTTACTAAAATATCTACTTGCGGGTGGTCTTTTTTTACTTCAGCAATAAATTTGTACAATGCTTTTCTATCTGAAAAATCACATTGATAAGCGCTAAAGTTTTTACCTACTGCTTTTATGGCTTTTTCAACAGCACTTCCTTCTTTTTCTAAAGATGCAGAAACTCCGATAATATTTGCTCCGGCTTCAGCTAAACCTATTGCCATAGCTTTTCCAATTCCTCTTTTACAACCTGTTACTAAGGCTGTTTTTCCTTCTAAACTAAATTTATCTAAAATACTCATTGTTTTATTTTTTTAATAAAGTGGTTCCTTGATTAGGTAAGGAGTAATACTTTTAATTGTTATTTGTTAAATTTTAAAGGCTACAATCCATTAGTACTTTCATTCCATCAGGTTTTTTATCAATGTTTTCAAAAACTTGTTGAATATTAGATAATGGTTGAACATCTGTAATCATTTGTTCAAATGGTAATTCGTTTGCTGTAATTAATTGGATTGATTTTTCATAATCTTGTTTTTCATAAACACGCGCACCAATAAGGCTCAATTCTTTCCAGAAAAACTTAAAAAGATCTACTGGTTTTTTCTCTCCATGAATAGCTACCATTAATATTCTTCCACGAATACCAGCAACTTCACACATTACATCTAGCGTAGGTTGTACACCAGCAACTTCAAATACTACATCGGCTCTACGGTTTTCTGTTTTGCTTTTTACATATTCTACTAAATCAATATCCATTGGATTTACAGCGTCAAAACCTAATTCTTTTGCTTTTGCAACACGTTTAGGATTTACTTCTGAAACAATTACTTGTGCACCTACTTCTTTTGCAACCATAGCGACTAATAATCCGATTGGACCACCTCCTAATACTACTGCAGTTTCTCCTTTTACAAGTCCACTTCTACGTACATCATGGGTTGCTACAGATAAAGGTTCTATTAGTGCTGCTAATTTTAAATCTGTTACAGCCTTTAATTTGTGTAGAATAAATTCAGGAACATTCCAATATTGTTGCATAGCGCCTTCACTATCAATACCAACAAATTTTAAGTCTTCACAGATATGATTAAATCCTTTATCTGAAGGTTTTACCAAACGATCATCTAATGGACGAACTACAACTTTATCTCCGACCTTATATTCAGAAACTCCTTCGCCAATAGCGTCGATAATCCCTGACATTTCATGTCCAATTGTTTCTGGCATTTTTACACGTTTGTCCATCATACCATGGTAAATATGAACATCAGTTCCACAAACACCCACATAAGCCACTTTAATTCTAACTTCTCCTTTTTTTGGTGCTTCAATATCCTTTTTTATTACAGTGAAGGTTTTATTACCTTCATATTGTGTTGTTATCATTATTTATATGTTTAATTTATTTTATACTAATTTCAATATCAGAAGTTTCGAACCCATCAACTTTTGCACTTACAATTACTTTTTCAGCTTTATCCAATGCCTGAATAATTAATAAAGTTCTTCCATTATGAGTGGTATTTTTATTTGTTTGAAATTTTTGAACACTCTTTATCCAACCATTATCTACACCTAATAACTTAGCATTTCCTTTTATTTCAAAAGTAATTTCTTTGTCATCGGTAAAAACTGGATTCCCTTTTTCATCAACTAGCTGAGCTACAATATGAGCTACATCGTAGTTATTAGCATTTATTGTTTTTTCTTCTGAAGTAAGTTTAATCCCGGTTGCAGTTTTTGCTGTGATAATTTTACTTTCAATTGCTACTCCATCTTTTTTTCCTTTTGCAACTAGGGTACCTTCAATAAAAGGAACTCCCCATTTGTAGATATGATCTTCAAAATCAACTAATTTTTTTAAACCTAATGATTGGTTGTTTAAAAACAATTCGATTTCTTCACAATTTGAATAAATTTCAATTGAAATCATTTCACCATTATTATAATTCCAATGGTTATTAACATCTTGCCATTGCCAAAGTGCATGTTCCCATTTTTTAGGATCTTTAGCTACAATATTTCCATTTGCATCTATTTTATTGAGTGATTTTTCAATGTTTTGTGTTGTAATTTTTAGAGTTGGTTCTTTACTCCATAATGATTTCATCATATAATAAGAGCCTCGAGGGAATCCAGCAGTATTTAACAAGCCTGATGGTTGTACACGCACCGGCCAAGGATCTCTAATTTCACCCATATAATCAATTCCAGTCCATAAAAATGTACCCGATATAAATGGACGTTCTTCAATAGCTTTCCATTCATGATATTGCGGTAAATTTTCAGTACCCATAATTACTTTATCCGGATAATTTTTATGGCCATAATCATATAAAACTCTTCTATAGCTATAACCTACAATATCAAGAGCGTCACTATAACCCGACAAATGACTAGAGGAGGGTAAAATGCAATTTGCAACTACTGGTCGTGTTTTATCTAACTCTTTTGTCCATTTAGCTAATTTTTTAGCAGTACGTTCTATACTGTATTTACCTTCTGGATAAGTATCCAATATTTCTTTAATTTTTTCTTTTGAATGTGGTGGTTCAGACCAAAAATAATTCCCATTCCAATCCATATTATCAAAAAAACCAGTTGCAGCAGCATTTTTTGGATACGTCCATTCGATTTCATTTCCAATACTCCATTGTATTATTGAAGGATGATTTCTATGGCTTAACATGATATTTTTCAAATCTTTTTCGGCCCAATTTTGAAAATATTCAGTATAACCTCTTGTTATATAATCTGTACTTTTACTTTCTTTTTGATTAAATCTTTTATCTTTTGGATAATCCCACTCATCAAAAAATTCATCTTGCACTAAAAATCCCATTTCATCACATAGGTCTAAAAATTCTGATGAAGCTGGATTATGTGATACTCTAATTGCATTTGTTCCACCATCTTTTAACGTTTGAAGTCTACGCTTCCAAACTCCTTTTGGCACAGCAGCACCAACTAAACCAGCATCGTGATGCAAACAAACTCCCTTTATTTTCATGTTCTCTCCGTTTAAGAAAAAACCTTCGTTGGCGTCAAACAAAATACTTCTTATACCAAATTTTGTAATGTAAGAATCAACTACACTACCTTCCTTTATAATTTCAGTAATTGCTTTATACATACTTGGAGTGTTAATTCCCCAAAGTTTTGGATTTACTACCTCAATTTGTTGAATTAAAGTCTCTAAAGAATTTTTATCTAAAGTTATGGTACTTTCAGCAACTCCTACCTCTTTATTATTTTCATCAAATAGTGTTGTTTTAATAATTGGATTTTCAATTACATCAAAATCATTTTTAACTTTTATATCAATTTTAACTGTTGCTTTATTTTCTGAAACATTTGGAGTAGTAACAAAAGTTCCCCAAACAGGAATATGAAGTTTGTTTTGTGTAATTAAATCTACTTTTCTATAAATTCCAGCCCCAGAATACCAACGACTATCTGCATATCGTGTATGATCTATTTTAACATCTATAGTATTGTTTTCTCCATCTTTATTTAGATATTCAGAAATATTGTAATAAAAAGGAGAATAACCATATGGGTGAAACCCTAATTTTACACCATTTATGTAAACTTCAGAATTGTTGTAAACACCATCAAAATGAATATAAGTAACTTTATTTTCATCAAATCTTTGATTAAATGTTTTTTGGTAATATCCATATCCTTTACCTGCTAAGTATCCTGTTGCTTGGGCGTCATATGCTAGTAATGAATCAAATTCACTTTCTACTACCCAATCATGAGGTAAATTTAATTTTCTATATTTATTTTTTGGAATGGAGTTTATTTCTTCATTTTCTTGAGATAAATAAAAACCCCAATCTAAATTAAAATCATCACAATTGTTATTCACCTCATCGATTTGATTATTGCAACTTACTAATAAGAAACCTAGAAAAAATAACAAGGTTAATTCTATTCGGCATTTTAATTTTAACTTATTCATTTACTGAGTATTAATTTCGTTTGTAATTGTACTTTATTTCCTTTAGAAGCACTAATCATATAAATGCCTTCTGGTAAAAAAGAGACATCGATTTTTTCTTCTAAAACTTCTATTTTTTTTGTTTTTAATAAAACCCCATCTATAGAATGTATAAATAACTCACCACCAATCATATCTTTAGAAGTAGAACAAGTTAAGTTTCCCTTAGACGGGTTTGGATAAACTTTTAAACCGTTTTCTAAAAAGACATTTTGTTCGAACATATTTGAACATTGTTTAGAAGCAGTTACAGTAATTTTATTTGTTCCAAATTGTATTGGTAATTCAATTTTTTTTTGTGTTGTACTTGTTTTAACCCCATTAATTGTTATTTCATAAGCATCACTCCCTTTTAAACTGAGTGAAACAGTTTTATTTATGGCATTAATTTTTGATACTACAGATAATGCTTCTGGCTCATTTATTTGAAGTTTAAATGAGGCTATATAGCCTGGAAACTCAGGAATTGATATTTCAATAGTATAAAAACCTGATTTTAGATTATTAACATTTAAGGTGTCAGAAAAACTAAACTTCTCATTATAACCTTCACCTGCTACAGTTGCAAAATAATTTAATGTTTTAGTAGTAGCTATTGCTATTTTACCATTATTTTCCCCTCTACAAGTTACACTTGTGGTTTTTATTTTATAATTATCATCCGAAATATCACTTACTTTATCTTTACGAATGTCATTACTAAATTCAAAAACTCGCATACTAACACTACTAATATGCCCTCCAGTATCATTAAATTGAACCGTAACAGTATTATTTGTCTCTAAAAGATTATATGGAACAGGTATTTCTAATACTCCAAAAAACTGAGCTCTATCTGCTTGATCATAACCTCTCCAATTTGAAGGAACATCAATTACTGTATTGTTAAATTTCACAACAGGATTTAAAGATTTACCATGTGCTCTTCCGAGACCTAGCCGTAATATAGCTTCACCATAATTCCCTTTTAAAACACCATTTATATTAAACGTTTGTACAGTGTTTTCGGTAATCGGTTTTAAATAAGAGTTAGCATAATATTTAATTTCATTTGAAGTTTCATCAATAACAATGTCTTCTTCAAAAGTATATTCTAAAATCATAGTTGACTCAGCTCCAAGAATTATAGAATTAGTATTAGTAATAGGCTCCTCAATAAGTATTGGAAAATTTCCGTTTAATGTTAAATGCTTTTTTAAAATATTGGTAATGGAATTATTGTTTGAATCAAACAATTCTAAATCAATGGTTTCTTCCTTAAAATTTAAATTATTTAAAATAATATAACCTTTATTTCCATCTACATAGGCATTAACTTGGATATCTAAATTATCTGAAGTTATATCAACTCTAGTACCACGAACATTTTTCCATAATTGATAAAATTTAACCATATCTGTATATACCCATTCTCCAGTATAACTTTCTGGTTCATTCGCTTTTCTCATTAGCCTATGGTTATATGGAACTCCTGTAGCACTATTATAACCCCATTCTGCTTTTACAATTATAAAATTAATTGCAGAAGCAACTACATTTGGGCGTTCTAAAAAAGACATTAATTGTGAGTTACTTGCCTTAATATGTAACCAATCTCTATATGGACTCCATTGTTCTTGTGCATAATCATGCATTTGTGCCCCATATTCTGAAACCACAATGGGCTTAACTTTGTTAAAAAAAAGCATGCTATAATGCTCCATCATATCAAAAGTGGCTTCAATATTACTTCCAGAACGCAAATCTTTTTTACCATTATTAATAGAAGGAAAATCATATAGATGTATAGAGAAGAAGTCCATATTATCACCTGCAACATCCATAAAAAGTTTATCTCTATTTTCCCAACGTTTAAAATCTCCAACTTCAAAATCAGGAAATGCAGCTGTATATCCTCCAATTTTTAAATCAGGAGCTTGAACCCTAATTGCTTCAGCTACTTCGTTATGAAATTCTGCTATCTCTTGTAAAGAATTAGAATAATCGTTTTTACCACCCAAGCTATGATAAGCAGGTTCATTAATAATCTCAAGAAATAAAGGTTTTTTCTGACCATTGGTTCCATGAAAATTATTAATATAACGTCCCATATATTCACCTGTAGCAGTAGCATTTGCCAAATACCAACCTTGGCTTGTTGGTTTTTGATCTGTTCCTGTCCAAAAAGGATTTAATTGACCTGCTATAACAAGGCTTTTTCTATCTTCATATTTATGCAGCGCAACATTACTTTCAAAATTACTTCTTGCATTAGCTCCTTTACTTATAATTTCAGAAGGATCTACAAAACCAGCTCTGTCTGGATCTTGTTGTATGTTATTTAAATTCCAAGTAATTCCTCCAGTATCTCTTCCTAAATAAACATCGTAACCGTTTAAAAAATCATTTCTTAAATCTGAAGTAAAATTAGAACCATCCCATTCATTTTCTGTTTGATTTGCATGTATTGAAATAAATTTTGAGCGATCAAATATTGAAATAGAATCTATAGTATGTTTAACATTTAAATTAACATCTACTCTAATTTGAGAAAAAAGATTTGATGTAATCAAAATCAAACATACATATATAAAAAAATTTCTAGAAATATTCATTTTATTCACCTGTATTATAATTGCCATACAAAATTGACGAAATAATGGTTATAAAGGAATATAATTAACTAGACAGAAACTGTACAGTGTAAAATTCTAATAGATTTAAACTAGACAAATAATAACAACCGTTTAAAAAAACCACTTAAAAATCGCATAACCTAAAAACAGCAAAACACTTTAATACACTATAAATCATAACATTGTATTATTTTTATTTTATAAATAAACAATTTAAGTTAAATTTAAATTATTTAATAAGAAAAAAATTAACTAGCTTTTATTATATTTAACAAAACATCTACCTAGATTATTATGAATAATATTAAAACAATTATTATACTACTAATTACTATTTACTTCAGTAATAAAATTCATTCTCAAAACACAATGACAGATAGTAAAATATATCTAAAAGCTGTTTCTCTAAAGAACAAAAATCCAGATAGTGCAGCTTTTTATTTTAATATAGGCTATGAAACTCGTTTAAAAGAAAAAGACACGTTAAATGCAATCAACTATTTAATTGAGTTATCTGATCTTTATGCGCATAATGTAAATTACGGTAAGTCATACGATGGTTATTGGGAAGCACTTTTACTTGCAGAAAAATCAAATGATTTAATTTCTATTTCACGAATATATCAATCTCTAGGATGGCTATATAGCTTTTACAAAAGAGATGATGAAGCTCTAAAATATTTTAATTTATCAATAAATATTCAAAAAAAATTATTGAAAGAAGATAATACCGAGCAAAATAGAGAATTGCTTCAAAGTAATTATTTCTCCATATTAAATGTTCATCGAATTAATGGTGATTTTAAAAAAGCAAAAGCATACTTAGATAGCTGTCGAAAGGCTAGAAAATTTAATGGAAAAGAACTAACAAAAAGTTACTACCTAACTGCAGAACAAGGTTTTTTAGAAGCTACAGATAAAAATTTTAAAAAAGCTTTAAAATTACTTAATGAATCTAAAGATTATTTTGAGAAAATTGATAAATCCTATTTAGTAATTATCTATGACCTATTTGGTGATGTATACAGAAGAATGGGTGATAATAAAAAAAGTATTGAAAGCTATAAAGAATCTTTAAATATATCTAACACCTATAATAGGCATTTAAACTATAGATTATTTGATTATGACGCGTTGGCATCATTATATTTTGAAGAAGGCAATATTGCCGAAGCATATCATTATTTAAAACTCTCTAAAGAAGGCAATGAAGAAATTTTTGGAGGCAAAAGTGAAAACAACAAACATTTATTAGAAATTAAAGATCAGTACAGACTAGAGAAAGACAGGCAACAGAAACTACTCAACCAGCAAAGAATCACAAAATTAGAACACGAAGACAAAATACAGATGTTGCAATCAATTATATTAGTAGGCTGTATTATATTTATAGTGTTATATGGGTATATTTTTATTCGTTATTTAAGAAATAAGTATAAAAATGAAAAAAGAATGTTAGAAGAAAAACAGCAGCTTAAGATTCAAAAACAAAACGAAATTTTAGAATTAAAAAACAAAGAATTAACTGAAGCTGCTTTAAGACTTATTGAAAAAGATGAATTTATTTCTAACCTAAAGAAAAAACTATGTAATTATACTGGAGAGTTAAATACTAGCATTATAAAAAGAATGTTAAAATCTATACAAGGAGGTCCAAATAGTAATTGGAAAGAATTTGAAGCTCGATTCACAGCTATTAATCAAAGTTTTTACGACAAATTAAATATGCAGTTCCCTAACCTAAGTCAAACAGATCAAAAAATTTGTGCTTTAGTAAAATTAAATTTTCCAAGCAAAGATATGGCTAAACTACTTGGTATTTCAGTTGAAAGTGTTCATACTTCTCGTTATAGACTTAGAAAAAAACTAGGTCTAGAAAGAAATGACAACTTAGAAGAGTTTATAAATAAATTTTAAAACTCAACATTATTAGTAATTATTATAATTCAAAAGTCTATTCTAGAAATAGTTTTAAAAAATTAATAACCACAGCTTTAACCTATTAAAAACCTAAAAATCAATAGATTAAATTCAGTAAATTGAGTTTTTGTCTAGTTTTTTATTAAAAAAAACAAATAAAAAAAAACATTTGTCTAGTTTTCATCTAGTATATTTAGAATAGATTCTTGTTAATTGTGTTCATATTTGTTACTCAAACTTTAAATAATATATTAGTATGAAATTTAAATTACTTGTTAATTGGAAATCTAAAACATATATAATAACAACCCTGTTATTATTAAGTTTTGGTTTAATTCAAGCTCAAAAAACAGTAACGATTAAAGGAACTGTTACAGGTGAAGGTGGTCCTTTACCTGGGGTTAGTGTTCTTGAAAAAGGGACAAATAATGGAACTACAACAAATTTTGATGGAGTTTACGAAATTAAAGCTAATGCAAATAGTATATTGGTATTTAGCTACATTGGATTTAAAAATTCAGAAATAAATATTAACGGTAAATCAACTATTAATGTAGAACTGATTACTGATGTTTCAACTCTTGATGAAGTTGTTGTTGTTGGGTATGGTACTCAAGCCAAAAAAGAAATCACAGGAGCCGTAGTTAATATTGGTTCTGAAACTATTGTTAAACAAGCTACAGCGGATTTAGGTACTGCTCTACAAGGTCAGGTTGCAGGTGTTAATATACAAGCAAGTAGTGGACGACCTGGAGATGCTGCAAATGTTCAAATTAGAGGGTTAGGTTCTATAAGCTCAGGTGCTTTAGGCCCACTATATGTTGTTGATGGAATTCCTTACCAAAACAACCCAAATATTGCTACTGAACAAATAGAAAACGTTGACATATTAAAAGATGGTGCAGCTGCATCAATTTACGGAACAAGAGCTTCAAATGGAGTAATCTTAATTACTACAAAAAAAGGAAAAGAAGGTAAAATGAAAATAGACTTCTCTACTTATGCTGGAATTCAAAATATCACTTCTGGAACTCCTTTAATGAATACGCAACAACAAATGTATTCTGAAGAGGTTATGCTCGAAGCTCTAGGAAGAGATCCCTTAATTTTCTTCTTTAATCAAAAAGCTTTAGATTACGATTCTGATTTTGTTGGAGACGTTCAAAACAATAATGCTCCTATTCAAAATTACAACCTTTCAATTTCAGGTGGTGTAAAAAACTTAACTTTAAATTTTAACTCTAACTACTTTAATCAAGAGGGAGTATTAATTAATTCTGGTTTTGACCGTTTTACAAACAGACTGACAGGTGAATTTAAAAAAGGAAAATTTAAAGCATTTGCTACAATGGGTTTTACTCAAGAAAACAGAGAGCAAGAACCTTGGGCTTTATATGAATATGCAATAGCACAAATGCCTTGGCAACCACCTTTAAACGGCCTTAATTCTAATGCAGAAAACAGCGTTGTAATACCCGTAAGAAATGCTATTCAATACAGTTACTTATCTAGTCAATTAAAAAATGAAGATAATAGAGAAGTAAATAGTTCTAATTTAGCATTAAATTTAGATTTTGAAATTTTAGAAGATTTTCACGTTAAAGCAAACCTTGGAAAAAATACTTGGAACTACGATAGAAAATTTTTTAAACCCCAATATTTAGTTTATAATTTAGATGGTACTTTCAACCCAACCGCATCTACACCTAATGCTCAAGTAAACCAAGATTATATCTGGAATAGTAAAGAAACACTTGAAACTATGCTAACTTATAAGAGAAGTTTTGGAGATCATAATTTAGATCTTTTAGGTGTAATTTCTTATGAAAGATTCAATAATGAAACCTTAAATGTTGGTGGTATATTTAGCGAAGAAGCTAATAATGAAATTAATAATATAGGATCTGTAAGTGAAGGTTTTAAACCTTCTGGAACTGAAGAAGAAAGTACTATTAGCGGTAAATTATTAAGAGTTCAATACAATTACAAAGGAAAGTATTTATTCTCAGGAAGTTACAGAAGAGATGGTTCATCTAAATTCTCTGAATCTAATAAATATGGTGATTTCTACGGATTTTCTGGCGGTTGGAACCTACATGAAGAAAATTTCTTAAGCAATTCTAAAACTATAAATGCCCTTAAATTAAGAGCTAGTTGGGCTCAAGTTGGAAATCAAGATATCCCATCATATTCATATACTCCTGTTATAGAGTCTGGTATTAACTATCCTTTCGGACCTAATGAAGAATTAAATTACGGTGCAATTCAGAGAAGATATGTTGACCCTAACATTAAATGGGAAACTACTATTTCTTCGAATATCGGTATTGATTTAACAATGTTAGACTATAGGTTAAATTTCACATTAGATTTATATAAAAATGATAAAGAAGATATGTTACTTCAAGAAAGGCTTACTCCTTCATCAGGAACATATCAACCAAGAGCTATTGGAACATATGATGTAAAAGTAATTAATGCAGGAAATATGATA
This window encodes:
- a CDS encoding TonB-dependent receptor; its protein translation is MKFKLLVNWKSKTYIITTLLLLSFGLIQAQKTVTIKGTVTGEGGPLPGVSVLEKGTNNGTTTNFDGVYEIKANANSILVFSYIGFKNSEININGKSTINVELITDVSTLDEVVVVGYGTQAKKEITGAVVNIGSETIVKQATADLGTALQGQVAGVNIQASSGRPGDAANVQIRGLGSISSGALGPLYVVDGIPYQNNPNIATEQIENVDILKDGAAASIYGTRASNGVILITTKKGKEGKMKIDFSTYAGIQNITSGTPLMNTQQQMYSEEVMLEALGRDPLIFFFNQKALDYDSDFVGDVQNNNAPIQNYNLSISGGVKNLTLNFNSNYFNQEGVLINSGFDRFTNRLTGEFKKGKFKAFATMGFTQENREQEPWALYEYAIAQMPWQPPLNGLNSNAENSVVIPVRNAIQYSYLSSQLKNEDNREVNSSNLALNLDFEILEDFHVKANLGKNTWNYDRKFFKPQYLVYNLDGTFNPTASTPNAQVNQDYIWNSKETLETMLTYKRSFGDHNLDLLGVISYERFNNETLNVGGIFSEEANNEINNIGSVSEGFKPSGTEEESTISGKLLRVQYNYKGKYLFSGSYRRDGSSKFSESNKYGDFYGFSGGWNLHEENFLSNSKTINALKLRASWAQVGNQDIPSYSYTPVIESGINYPFGPNEELNYGAIQRRYVDPNIKWETTISSNIGIDLTMLDYRLNFTLDLYKNDKEDMLLQERLTPSSGTYQPRAIGTYDVKVINAGNMINKGFEFAASWKDETSYGLNYSITGTFTMNDNEVTDLAGIERGFANGRPVVSLGENIDYTTYLAKGYEAGAFFLVENAGVIKTQEQLDAYKVIDGSAQLGDMMYIDQNGDNSIDDNDRVYSGSGQSDFEAGVNLNLSYNNWDLYVQTYGTYGSKIYNGAKLYAYQLGRHSDQYYMWTPQNPMSDIPTNRQNSYHNNVRARSDYFLEDGSYFRIRNITLGYSFAELLKDSGIENLRLYATAMNPLTFTEYSGYDPEVGGDGIFTRGVDRGNYPVTRQFTLGLQLSF